The segment ATGAGCAGGATGCAGAAGCCGACGATGAGAATAACGAGGGCCGTACCCAAATCCTCGCGCATGAGCAGAACGAAGGGTATGAGCAAGATGCCGAGCAGCTTCAAGAAGTCAGCGCCTCGGACAATAGACCCCTGATACTGCGCGGTAGCCGCACCGATTGCGAGGATGGTCACCGGTTTGGCAAGCTCGGACGGTTGAAAGGTGAGCGAACCGATCCTGATCCACGACGTCGCGCCGTTCACCTCATGGCCAAGACCGGGAACCATCGGCAACAAGATGAGAATCGCATCGAGCACGATGAGGGGAACGATGAGATTGGCCAGACGTCGATAGTCGAAGAACCAAACGGCCACCATGATGACGATGCCAATCGCCACGCCGACGAGCTGGCGCGTGATCGAATACTCGGTTTCGGTCCTCGTCACCGCATAGAGCGTGATAAGGCCGCAGCACAGGATGAGCGCGATGATGACAAGCAGGATGATGTTGGCCGGAATAGAGAACGAGCGCTTTTCGCCCGAACGGGAAAGGTTGGCAGACGAAGCAGTGCGCGCGTGAACCTTGGGGGACTTTCCGAATGAGAACGACGGCATATCCGTATCAGCGCTCCTCTGTTGCGGAGCCGGAAACGTGCTCTGCAGACAGGCCGAAGGCAGCCGAAAGCACCGAGCGCACTGCGGGCGCGGCGCACGTGGCGCCCGATCCGCCTTCCTCGATGCAGCAGACGCACACGTACTCGGGTGCATCGGTCGGACCGTAGCCAACGTACCAGCCGTAGTCGTCCTTGCCGGCGACCTCGCCGGTGCCCGTCTTGCCAGAGGTTGCGATTCCCATATCCTCGAAAACGCGGGAAACCGATCCGTTCTCGACAACGCCGCGGAAACCGCTGCGCATGATGTCGATGTTCTTCTGGTCAAACTCGGGCTGGATAATGCTTCCCTGATAGCGTGCGCCATCGACTGCCGTCATGGTTCCGTCCGTGGATATGACGGAATGCAGTAGCACGGGCTTGGGCACGCGGCCGGTTGCAAGCCCCGCATAACCACAGCAAATCTGCAGCGGCGTCACGAGCAGGTCGCCCTGGCCGATGATGAGGTTCGAGAGGTCACCTGGCAGCCATGCCTGGCTCTCGGGCGCATCACGGTTGAACTTCTTCTTCCATTCGGGCGTGGGCACGCGGCCCTCGGATTCACCCGAAAGCTCGATACCCGTCTTGGATCCAAATCCCCAGCTCTTGAGATAGTCTTGCAATGCCGTCTCGTTCTCGCTGTACTGGTAGAAGTTCTTGGCGATCTCGTAGAAGACGACGTCACAGCTCTCGACGATGCCCTTGTGGAAGCCAATCGATCCGTGACCACTCGTCTTCCAGCACTTCTGGGGCCACTCCTCGCCAAATCCCGTCCAGGTGCCCTCGCACTCCCACACCGAGCTGTCGGTGACGAAGCCGTATTCCAGGCCCGCCAGACCCGTGAAGCCCTTGAAGGTGGAGGCAGCCGGGTACAAGCCGGCGATGCAACGATTCGAGAGCGGGTAGGCCGAGTCTTCGCTCGTCATCTCCTCCCAGACATCCGACGATATGCCGCCGATGAACTGGCTCGGGCTATACGACGGAGCCGAAGCCATGGCGATGACCTCGCCGGTATTGCAGTTCATGCAGACAATGGCACCGGAGCGGGCACTGTCGTTGCCCGACACAGCCGCGTCGGCAAAGGCACGACGCAGGGCCTCCTCGGCAACCTTCTGCACGTTCGCGTCAATGGTGATGCGGATGTCATTGCCTTGCACGGGTTCGACCGAATCGACGGCGTTCACGACCTCGCCAGCTGCATTGACCTCAACGCGCTTGATGCCGCGATCGCCCTGCAGGTAGGACTCGAAGGCCTGCTCGACGCCATCCTTGCCGACGATGTCGCCCGACTCGTAGGTCAGGCCATTGATCTCGCGCTTGAGTTCCTCCTGGGAGATGGTGCCCGTATAGCCGAGCACATGTGCCGCCAGGTCGTCATTCGGATACGTGCGCACGGTGCGGCTCTCGATGCGTACGCCGGGAAACGCGTTGGGATGCTCGGAGATGTAGGCGACGGCGCGGTCATCGACATCGAGCGCGATGAGTCGGTCGGCCTGCGCGCCCTGCGTCTGCGAAGCGGCAAGCGATGCAATGGTCTCACGTGGAATGCCGAGCACGTCGGAGAGGCGCTGTATCACGAGCTTATCGTTTTGCACGTCGGCACTCGCCAAGACAGCAAAGGTCGAGCGATTGCCAACGAGCTCGACGCCATTGCGATCGAAAATGCGACCGCGCGGCGCGATGGTCGTGTACTCGTTGATGCGATTGCCCTCGGCCTTGGCAGTGTACTCGGCACCAGAGATGACCTGCATCGACCACAGTTTGACGATGAGCGCGCCTATGCAGGCGGCGATGACGGCCACGAAGCCAAAGAAGCGGCGACGCGTCGGACCCTGGCTGTCACCGCCAGGGCCACCATGTGCTTCGGTGCTCATGGCAAGCTCGGATGCGTTGCGCGTGTCGATGGGGATGCGTGTTGGCCTGCGTCGTCCCGAGCGGATGACGATAACGATGATGGCAATGGCCACGACTATGAGAAGAACGCTGATTGCTGCAAAAATTGCCGCTGTCATGCACTCATCTCCCTACTTGAGACGTGACTTCATGTGGGACATCGCGCGTTTGTTCCCGTCGCGGTGCTCGCCCAGACGCGTGGGCATGCCCGCGCTGTCATCGGCGATTACCAGGCCAATGGTAACGAGAGCGATGACCGCGAACACGGCCGTGTACAGGGCCGAGGGAAGCGAATAGCTCAACATCGTCGACATGACGCCACCGCCCTCCGAAGACGTGAGAATGGCGGCGATGCCATAGCCGATCTCGAGCAAAAGCGACGAGAGGACGGCAACGCCAATGGTCACGATGGGTGTGAGCAAGTCCATGCTCTCGCCCGCGACACCCACGATGAAGGCGATGAGCGTGAGCACGAGGGCCATGCAGCCAATGGTGCCACTGCCCATGAGGTCGTAGAGCAAGCCGAGGGAGAAGCCCGTGATACTTCCGGCGGCCGTCCCCGAGCGCATGCTGATGAGGAGCACGGGGATGAGCAAGAAGTTGGGCTTGCATCCCATGATGGCAATGGCAGGGGCGATGCCTGCCTGCAACAGGATGCATAGGACGATGGTGATGAGGTAGACCGTCTGCTTACTCACCGGCACTACCTCCACTTGAACCCGTACCGGCTTCGCCTTCCGAGCCCGAGCCTGAGCCCGAGCCAGAACCGGAGCCGCCGGAACCCGTCTGGTCCCCTGCGGCCGCTTGCCTCTCGCGTGCTGCCTGCTCTTCTGCCCTGCGCTGGGCCTCGGCGGCGCGGTATGCCTCGTTCGCCTCGTTGAGTAGCGCCTTGGCGATGGCTCCGACCCTCGCGGAAGAGGCATTCACCGAGTTGGCCGAGTCGATGATGAGCTGCAGGAGCTCCTCGTTCAGGATGCGCTCGGTCTCGGTTTCGTTGCCGGTCAAGACGAGTACTTCCTCGCAGGATTCGATGTTGAAGAGAGGGTCGACGGTAATGCGGTGATAGAGCTTGGACGAGTCTGCCTCGATGGCGCGCACGGTGCCGACGACGATACCGCGCGGATAGGTTCCGCCGCTTCCCGACGCGATGACGATATCGCCTTCGCCCACGGTTGCATCGATTGGCACGTATTCGAGGGTGAGCGTACCGTCGTAGGAACCGTGCATGATGCCGTGTGCGCGCGAGTTCTGGACCATGACCGCCACGGACGAATTCGGGTCATTGATGAGGCGCACGACGCTCGCGGCTTCGGTCACGGACTCGACCTGCCCGTAGAGACCACAGGTGCTCATGACGCCCATGCCGACACGCACGCCGTCACGCGATCCCTTGTTGATGGTCGCGGTGCGATCCCAGCCGGAGGTCATGGAGATGACCTCTGCGCTTAGGGTCTCCAAGCCGTATATGTCGGAGAACTGCAGCATCGCGGTAAGGCGCTGGTCTTGCTGACGGTACTCCTCGAGCTCTGCCACGAGCGTGCGTAGCTGGCTGTTCTCTTCCTGAAGGCGTGCGACCTCCTCATCGACATCGACAGCACCGACGTTTGCAAAGGGCGTCGAGACGACAGAGCAGACCTGCGCGATGGGCTGGGTCACGGTCTGCACGACGCCGCGCGCGACCGCGAAGGGGCCCGAGTTCCCAAAGCGCACGCACAGCGTGATGAGCATGACAGATATGACAATCAGAACAATCGGAATCAACCAAAGACCCGAGCGTCTGTTCTGACTCTGGTTGCTAAACGAGAGTCCAGGCATGAAGCGTTACCTCTGCTGCATGTATGATTGCGAGAGAAAATCAGGTGCCTCAAGAACCATGGCGCAGCCCTCGACAACGTTGATGAGAGCCGTCTCCGATACGTGCA is part of the Coriobacteriia bacterium genome and harbors:
- the mreC gene encoding rod shape-determining protein MreC, with the translated sequence MPGLSFSNQSQNRRSGLWLIPIVLIVISVMLITLCVRFGNSGPFAVARGVVQTVTQPIAQVCSVVSTPFANVGAVDVDEEVARLQEENSQLRTLVAELEEYRQQDQRLTAMLQFSDIYGLETLSAEVISMTSGWDRTATINKGSRDGVRVGMGVMSTCGLYGQVESVTEAASVVRLINDPNSSVAVMVQNSRAHGIMHGSYDGTLTLEYVPIDATVGEGDIVIASGSGGTYPRGIVVGTVRAIEADSSKLYHRITVDPLFNIESCEEVLVLTGNETETERILNEELLQLIIDSANSVNASSARVGAIAKALLNEANEAYRAAEAQRRAEEQAARERQAAAGDQTGSGGSGSGSGSGSGSEGEAGTGSSGGSAGE
- a CDS encoding rod shape-determining protein RodA, encoding MHPSTCASAASRKADRAPRAPRPQCARCFRLPSACLQSTFPAPQQRSADTDMPSFSFGKSPKVHARTASSANLSRSGEKRSFSIPANIILLVIIALILCCGLITLYAVTRTETEYSITRQLVGVAIGIVIMVAVWFFDYRRLANLIVPLIVLDAILILLPMVPGLGHEVNGATSWIRIGSLTFQPSELAKPVTILAIGAATAQYQGSIVRGADFLKLLGILLIPFVLLMREDLGTALVILIVGFCILLIGGVARRWLIISVATAVVGVAALLGINGVVNDWTGGDVQLIRQYQMSRLLVFIDPDNPEYADDAYNLNQAKIAVGSGELVGKGWGNATQSSGGFLPESATDFIFCVYAEQFGFVGAFILLVLYLALLLTALGIGLSSSDLYGSLIAAGIMAMWLFQIVENIGMDLGLMPITGIPLPFMSYGSSFMFTNFICVGLLLSVWSRRNDALG
- the mrdA gene encoding penicillin-binding protein 2, encoding MTAAIFAAISVLLIVVAIAIIVIVIRSGRRRPTRIPIDTRNASELAMSTEAHGGPGGDSQGPTRRRFFGFVAVIAACIGALIVKLWSMQVISGAEYTAKAEGNRINEYTTIAPRGRIFDRNGVELVGNRSTFAVLASADVQNDKLVIQRLSDVLGIPRETIASLAASQTQGAQADRLIALDVDDRAVAYISEHPNAFPGVRIESRTVRTYPNDDLAAHVLGYTGTISQEELKREINGLTYESGDIVGKDGVEQAFESYLQGDRGIKRVEVNAAGEVVNAVDSVEPVQGNDIRITIDANVQKVAEEALRRAFADAAVSGNDSARSGAIVCMNCNTGEVIAMASAPSYSPSQFIGGISSDVWEEMTSEDSAYPLSNRCIAGLYPAASTFKGFTGLAGLEYGFVTDSSVWECEGTWTGFGEEWPQKCWKTSGHGSIGFHKGIVESCDVVFYEIAKNFYQYSENETALQDYLKSWGFGSKTGIELSGESEGRVPTPEWKKKFNRDAPESQAWLPGDLSNLIIGQGDLLVTPLQICCGYAGLATGRVPKPVLLHSVISTDGTMTAVDGARYQGSIIQPEFDQKNIDIMRSGFRGVVENGSVSRVFEDMGIATSGKTGTGEVAGKDDYGWYVGYGPTDAPEYVCVCCIEEGGSGATCAAPAVRSVLSAAFGLSAEHVSGSATEER
- the mreD gene encoding rod shape-determining protein MreD, whose amino-acid sequence is MPLPRGSEPSPRRYSTRRTRHTAPPRPSAGQKSRQHARGKRPQGTRRVPAAPVLARAQARARKAKPVRVQVEVVPVSKQTVYLITIVLCILLQAGIAPAIAIMGCKPNFLLIPVLLISMRSGTAAGSITGFSLGLLYDLMGSGTIGCMALVLTLIAFIVGVAGESMDLLTPIVTIGVAVLSSLLLEIGYGIAAILTSSEGGGVMSTMLSYSLPSALYTAVFAVIALVTIGLVIADDSAGMPTRLGEHRDGNKRAMSHMKSRLK